Proteins encoded within one genomic window of Bradyrhizobium manausense:
- a CDS encoding NTP transferase domain-containing protein, producing the protein MKFGPASPKDAIGGVTVHTLRQGPLVLKKGTTIGPAEVEALTRAGIKDVVVVRMEEGDVSEDVAAASIALAIGGEGIHVERAFTGRANLFAARPGLLVIDRPAVDRINNIDEAITFATLAAYKPVVEGEMVGTVKIIPFGVEGNLRDAAVKAAGRDVLKIAPYVIKRVGIVSTLLPGLSSKVVDKTLRVTAERLAPAGASIIAERRVQHDERALSAAIKELLVLGAELVIVFGASAIADRRDVIPAAVTEIGGEIEHFGMPVDPGNLLLIARAGNVPVLGAPGCARSPVENGFDWVLMRLLAGIKVTRSELMGMGVGGLLMEIVTRPQPRAKPEIEGNSQVAAIVLAAGRSTRMGGPNKLLAELDGKKLVRIATEQALASKASEVIVVTGHQTELVEQALQGLNVRFVRNPDFAGGIASSVKSGIAAVSDTSDGAVVCLGDMPLIDAGLIDRLIDGFAPDRGNLIVVPVSDGRRGNPVLWSRRFFQELMTLDGDIGARHLIAKHTEAVAEVPVDGEGAFLDIDTPQALEAARRG; encoded by the coding sequence ATGAAGTTCGGCCCGGCGAGCCCCAAGGACGCGATCGGCGGGGTGACCGTCCACACCCTGCGTCAGGGCCCGCTGGTGCTGAAGAAGGGCACGACGATCGGGCCCGCCGAGGTCGAGGCGCTGACGCGCGCCGGCATCAAGGATGTCGTGGTGGTGCGGATGGAGGAGGGTGACGTCTCCGAGGACGTCGCGGCCGCCAGCATCGCGCTCGCGATCGGTGGCGAGGGCATTCATGTCGAGCGCGCCTTCACCGGCCGCGCCAATCTCTTTGCCGCGCGCCCAGGCTTGCTGGTGATCGATCGCCCGGCAGTCGACCGCATCAACAATATCGACGAAGCCATCACCTTCGCCACGCTCGCCGCCTACAAGCCGGTGGTCGAAGGCGAGATGGTCGGCACGGTCAAGATCATCCCGTTCGGCGTTGAAGGAAATCTGCGCGATGCCGCGGTGAAGGCCGCGGGCCGTGACGTGCTGAAGATTGCGCCCTACGTCATCAAGCGCGTCGGCATCGTCTCGACGCTGCTGCCGGGCCTGTCATCCAAGGTGGTCGACAAGACGTTGCGCGTCACCGCCGAGCGGCTCGCCCCGGCTGGCGCCAGCATCATCGCCGAGCGGCGGGTGCAGCACGACGAACGCGCGCTATCCGCCGCCATCAAGGAGCTGCTCGTCCTTGGCGCCGAACTCGTCATCGTGTTCGGCGCCTCGGCAATTGCCGATCGTCGCGACGTGATCCCGGCGGCTGTCACCGAGATCGGCGGCGAGATCGAGCATTTCGGCATGCCGGTCGATCCCGGCAATCTGCTGCTGATCGCGCGCGCCGGCAACGTGCCGGTGCTGGGTGCGCCGGGCTGTGCGCGTTCGCCGGTCGAGAACGGGTTTGACTGGGTGCTGATGCGGTTGCTCGCCGGCATCAAGGTGACGCGCTCCGAGCTGATGGGCATGGGTGTCGGTGGTCTCCTGATGGAGATCGTCACGCGGCCGCAGCCGCGGGCCAAGCCCGAGATCGAAGGCAACAGCCAGGTTGCCGCCATCGTGCTCGCGGCGGGACGTTCGACCCGTATGGGCGGACCGAACAAGCTGCTCGCCGAACTCGACGGCAAGAAGCTGGTGCGGATCGCCACCGAGCAGGCGCTGGCATCGAAAGCATCCGAGGTGATCGTCGTCACCGGCCACCAGACCGAGTTGGTCGAGCAGGCGCTGCAAGGTTTGAATGTACGTTTCGTCAGGAATCCGGATTTCGCCGGCGGCATTGCGAGCTCGGTCAAATCAGGAATCGCGGCCGTGTCCGACACCAGCGACGGCGCCGTGGTGTGTCTCGGCGACATGCCGCTGATCGACGCTGGCCTGATCGATCGCCTGATCGACGGATTTGCGCCGGACCGCGGCAATCTCATCGTCGTGCCCGTCAGCGACGGCCGCCGCGGCAATCCCGTGCTGTGGTCGCGCCGCTTCTTCCAGGAATTGATGACGCTCGACGGCGACATCGGGGCGCGGCATTTGATTGCCAAGCATACGGAGGCAGTCGCCGAGGTACCGGTCGACGGTGAGGGTGCCTTTCTCGACATCGACACGCCTCAGGCGCTGGAAGCAGCACGACGCGGATAG
- a CDS encoding XdhC family protein, with protein MKLAILHELNAERAARRPVILVTDTESGEQRLVKAADFAKDPLSAELDKQLRMGKSANVEAGGKKLFLNVYAPTAKLVIVGAVHISQALAPLARSLGYDVTVVDPRTAFASPERFPDIPLVAEWPDTALPPLNVDAYTAFVAVTHDPKIDDPALLHAFERNCFYIGALGSRKTHAKRGDRLRAQGARDSDIARIHAPIGLAIGAVSPSEIAVSIMAEITAVLRLPPKQKEEAA; from the coding sequence GTGAAGCTCGCAATCCTGCACGAACTCAATGCCGAGCGCGCCGCGCGCCGGCCGGTGATTTTGGTGACCGACACCGAGAGCGGCGAGCAGCGCCTGGTGAAGGCGGCGGATTTCGCCAAGGACCCGCTGAGTGCCGAGCTGGACAAGCAGTTGCGCATGGGCAAGAGCGCCAATGTCGAGGCCGGCGGCAAGAAGCTCTTCCTCAACGTTTATGCGCCGACCGCAAAACTCGTCATTGTCGGCGCGGTCCATATCAGCCAGGCGCTGGCGCCGCTGGCCCGCTCGCTCGGCTATGACGTCACCGTGGTCGATCCGCGCACGGCGTTTGCGAGCCCCGAGCGCTTCCCCGACATTCCGCTCGTCGCCGAGTGGCCCGACACGGCGCTGCCGCCGCTCAATGTCGATGCCTACACCGCCTTCGTCGCGGTGACGCACGATCCGAAGATCGACGATCCCGCATTGCTGCACGCCTTCGAGCGCAATTGCTTCTATATCGGCGCGCTTGGCTCGCGGAAGACCCATGCCAAGCGCGGCGACCGGCTGCGGGCACAGGGCGCCAGGGATAGTGACATCGCACGCATCCACGCGCCGATTGGTCTGGCGATCGGCGCCGTCTCGCCATCCGAGATCGCGGTGTCGATCATGGCCGAGATCACGGCGGTGCTTCGCCTGCCACCCAAACAAAAAGAAGAAGCGGCATGA
- a CDS encoding XdhC family protein — MLDRDEDILKAAEDWQKAGRGVALATVVETWGSAPRPAGSSLVINDEGTFLGSVSGGCVEGAVVTEAMDVIESGKPRMLEFGVADETAWNVGLSCGGTIRVFVEKVG; from the coding sequence ATGCTCGATCGCGACGAGGATATTCTGAAGGCGGCGGAGGACTGGCAGAAGGCCGGACGTGGCGTCGCGCTGGCCACGGTCGTGGAGACCTGGGGCTCGGCGCCGCGCCCGGCGGGCTCGAGCCTGGTCATCAACGACGAGGGGACATTCCTGGGCTCCGTCTCCGGCGGCTGCGTCGAGGGCGCCGTGGTCACCGAGGCCATGGACGTAATCGAGAGCGGCAAGCCCAGGATGCTGGAGTTCGGCGTTGCCGACGAGACCGCCTGGAATGTCGGGCTGTCCTGCGGTGGCACCATCCGCGTCTTCGTCGAGAAGGTCGGCTAG
- a CDS encoding vWA domain-containing protein: protein MAINHLAPEQTEQFADNIVGFARALRSAGMPVGPGAVIDAMGALQVIDIGNRADVFTTLESIFVMRHEHALIFKQAFNLFFRASEEWKHMLDSVPLPEQAKKKPQAGARRVQEAMSQPHMTETPQHQEQDLRLSVSDKEILQKKDFAQMSAAEITEALRAIEKMHLPQAELLTRRHQPDPRGLRLDMRRTLRASLRTGGDIIDIHRLGRIEKPAPIVALLDISGSMSEYTRLFLHFLHAIGDARKRVSVFLFGTRLTNVTRALRQRDPDEALASCSASVEDWAGGTRISASLHNFNKLWARRVLSQGAIVLLISDGLEREADSRLAFEMDRLHRSCRRLIWLNPLLRFGGFEAKAQGIKMMLPHVDEFRPVHNLSSIQELITTLSRPLPPHHRSLIRPAA, encoded by the coding sequence ATGGCCATCAACCACCTTGCCCCTGAGCAGACCGAGCAGTTTGCCGACAACATCGTCGGCTTTGCCCGCGCGCTGCGCTCTGCGGGCATGCCGGTCGGGCCGGGCGCGGTGATCGATGCCATGGGCGCGTTGCAGGTGATCGACATCGGCAACCGCGCCGACGTCTTCACCACGCTGGAGTCGATCTTCGTCATGCGCCACGAGCATGCGCTGATCTTCAAGCAGGCCTTCAACCTGTTCTTCCGTGCCTCGGAGGAATGGAAGCACATGCTCGATTCGGTGCCGCTGCCGGAGCAGGCCAAGAAGAAGCCGCAGGCCGGCGCGCGCCGCGTGCAGGAGGCGATGTCGCAGCCGCACATGACCGAGACGCCGCAGCACCAGGAGCAGGATCTGCGCCTGTCGGTCTCCGACAAGGAAATCCTTCAGAAGAAGGACTTTGCGCAGATGAGCGCGGCCGAAATCACGGAAGCGCTCCGGGCCATCGAGAAGATGCACCTGCCGCAAGCCGAGCTTCTGACGCGCCGGCATCAGCCCGATCCGCGCGGCCTGCGGCTCGACATGCGCCGCACGCTGCGTGCGTCCTTGCGCACCGGCGGCGACATCATCGACATTCACCGCCTCGGTCGGATCGAGAAGCCGGCCCCGATCGTGGCGCTGCTCGATATCTCCGGCTCGATGAGCGAATACACCCGCCTGTTCCTGCACTTCCTGCATGCCATCGGCGATGCGCGCAAGCGCGTCTCGGTGTTCCTGTTCGGCACGCGGCTCACCAATGTGACGCGCGCACTGCGCCAGCGCGATCCCGACGAGGCGCTGGCGAGCTGCTCGGCCTCGGTCGAGGACTGGGCCGGCGGCACGAGGATCTCGGCCTCGCTGCACAACTTCAACAAATTGTGGGCGCGGCGCGTACTGAGCCAGGGCGCCATCGTGCTGCTGATCTCTGACGGACTGGAGCGGGAGGCCGATTCCAGGCTCGCCTTCGAGATGGATCGGCTGCACCGCTCCTGCCGGCGCCTGATCTGGCTGAACCCTCTGCTGCGCTTCGGCGGCTTTGAGGCCAAGGCCCAAGGCATCAAAATGATGCTGCCGCACGTTGACGAATTCCGTCCCGTGCATAATTTGAGTTCGATCCAGGAGCTGATCACCACGCTGTCCCGGCCGCTCCCGCCGCATCACCGCAGCCTGATCCGCCCCGCAGCCTGA
- a CDS encoding AAA family ATPase gives MTSATLPASVDAMLELLTSRGYLAERSLATVTYLSLRMGRPLFLEGEAGVGKTEIAKVLSAALGRKLIRLQCYEGLDVSSAVYEWNSAAQMIAIRMAEAAGDTDRDQLSSDIFADRYMIKRPLLQALEPDVAGPPVLLIDELDRADEAFEAYLLEILSDFQVTIPEFGTVKAPSPPIVIITSNRTREIHDALKRRCLYHWVDYPAADRELAIVKSRVPGISAKLSQQVVRFVQALRNQDFYKSPGVAETIDWATALSELDARSLTPQVVGDTLGALLKYQDDITRMQGDTLQKVLKEATSD, from the coding sequence ATGACTTCAGCGACCTTGCCGGCATCGGTCGATGCGATGCTCGAACTTTTGACCTCGCGCGGCTATCTCGCCGAGCGGTCGCTGGCGACGGTGACGTATCTCTCGCTGCGCATGGGCCGGCCGCTGTTTCTCGAAGGCGAGGCCGGCGTCGGCAAGACAGAGATCGCAAAGGTATTGTCCGCGGCACTGGGACGGAAGCTGATCCGCCTGCAATGCTACGAAGGCCTCGACGTCTCGTCCGCGGTCTATGAGTGGAACAGCGCCGCGCAGATGATCGCGATCCGGATGGCGGAAGCCGCCGGCGACACTGACCGTGATCAGCTGTCGAGCGACATCTTTGCCGACCGCTACATGATCAAGCGGCCGTTGCTCCAGGCACTGGAGCCCGACGTGGCAGGTCCTCCGGTGCTGCTGATCGACGAACTCGACCGCGCCGACGAGGCGTTCGAGGCCTATCTCCTGGAAATCCTCAGCGACTTCCAGGTGACGATTCCGGAGTTCGGGACCGTGAAGGCGCCGAGCCCGCCGATCGTCATCATCACCTCCAACCGCACCCGCGAGATCCACGACGCGCTGAAGCGGCGCTGTCTCTATCACTGGGTCGACTATCCCGCGGCCGACCGCGAGCTCGCGATCGTCAAGTCGCGCGTGCCCGGCATCTCGGCAAAGCTGTCGCAGCAGGTCGTGCGCTTCGTGCAGGCGCTGCGCAACCAGGACTTCTACAAGTCGCCCGGTGTCGCCGAGACCATCGACTGGGCGACCGCTTTGTCCGAGCTCGATGCCCGCTCGCTGACTCCGCAAGTAGTCGGCGACACGCTGGGCGCGCTGCTCAAATACCAGGACGACATCACCCGCATGCAAGGCGACACCTTGCAGAAGGTGCTGAAGGAAGCGACCAGCGATTAG
- a CDS encoding FAD binding domain-containing protein, translated as MYEFKYHRPGTVRQAANLLVKNEDAKVIAGGHTLIPVMKQRLASPPHLVDLSHIEGLNTIEMKGRSLVIGATARHAEVATSAIVGEAIPALADLAGQIGDPAVRHKGTIGGSLANNDPTADYPAAVLALGATIVTNKRRLKAEEYFQGLFSTALEADEIITKVMFPLPKKAAYIKFRNQASRYALVGVFVARRPSDVRVAVTGAGSNGVFRVEAFEEALKKRFSSKVLDGIEVPADGLNSDIHGSAEYRAHLIGVLTRRALDAANAKE; from the coding sequence ATGTACGAATTCAAATACCACCGCCCCGGGACCGTCCGGCAGGCCGCCAATCTCCTGGTGAAGAACGAAGACGCCAAGGTGATCGCCGGCGGTCACACGCTCATTCCGGTCATGAAGCAGCGGCTCGCGAGCCCCCCGCATCTGGTCGACCTTTCTCATATCGAGGGGCTGAACACGATCGAGATGAAGGGCCGTTCGCTGGTGATCGGCGCCACCGCGAGGCATGCGGAGGTCGCGACCTCCGCGATCGTCGGCGAGGCGATCCCGGCACTGGCCGATCTCGCCGGCCAGATCGGTGATCCCGCCGTACGCCACAAGGGCACGATCGGCGGCTCGCTCGCCAACAACGATCCGACCGCGGATTACCCGGCCGCCGTGCTCGCACTCGGTGCGACCATCGTCACCAACAAGCGCCGCCTCAAGGCCGAGGAGTATTTCCAGGGCCTGTTCTCGACCGCGCTGGAAGCCGACGAGATCATCACCAAGGTGATGTTCCCGCTGCCGAAGAAGGCCGCCTATATCAAGTTCCGCAACCAGGCTTCGCGTTACGCGCTGGTGGGCGTGTTCGTGGCGCGGCGTCCCTCGGACGTGCGGGTCGCCGTCACCGGCGCCGGCTCGAACGGCGTGTTCCGTGTCGAGGCCTTTGAGGAAGCGCTGAAGAAGCGGTTCTCGTCCAAGGTGCTCGATGGCATCGAGGTGCCGGCGGACGGGCTGAACAGCGACATCCACGGCAGCGCCGAATACCGTGCCCATCTCATCGGCGTGCTGACGCGGCGTGCCCTCGACGCCGCCAACGCCAAGGAGTGA
- a CDS encoding (2Fe-2S)-binding protein has translation MAKISLIVNGNPVTGNVDPRTLLVQFLRENLRLTGTHVGCDTSQCGACVVHLDGKAVKSCTTLAVMADGHEVKTIEGLAADGAPLHPMQEAFREHHGLQCGFCTPGMIMTAIDIVHRKGHELDDHTIREELEGNLCRCTGYQNIVASIAAGAKAMSKSDLA, from the coding sequence ATGGCAAAAATCTCCCTCATCGTGAACGGCAATCCTGTTACCGGCAATGTCGACCCGCGCACGCTTCTGGTGCAGTTTCTGCGCGAGAATCTGCGGCTGACCGGCACCCATGTGGGCTGCGACACCTCGCAGTGCGGCGCCTGCGTCGTGCATCTCGACGGCAAGGCCGTGAAATCCTGCACCACGCTTGCCGTGATGGCCGACGGCCACGAGGTCAAGACCATCGAGGGACTGGCGGCCGATGGCGCGCCGCTGCATCCGATGCAGGAAGCCTTCCGTGAGCATCATGGCCTTCAGTGCGGCTTCTGCACGCCCGGAATGATCATGACCGCGATCGACATCGTGCATCGCAAGGGCCATGAGCTCGACGACCACACCATCCGCGAAGAGCTGGAAGGCAATCTTTGCCGCTGCACCGGCTACCAGAACATCGTCGCCTCGATCGCCGCCGGCGCGAAGGCGATGTCGAAATCCGATCTCGCGTAA
- a CDS encoding SRPBCC family protein has protein sequence MAMTMNGEVQLAAPREAVWEKLNDPAVLKACIPGCEELEKTDDGGFRATAKMKVGPVSARFKGKVMLSDLDPPNGYKISGEGEGGVAGFAKGGAAVKLADKDGGTLLSYDVEAQIGGKLAQLGQRLIAGTAKKLADEFFANFAKAVQG, from the coding sequence ATGGCCATGACAATGAACGGCGAAGTCCAGCTTGCGGCGCCGCGTGAGGCCGTGTGGGAAAAACTCAACGATCCCGCGGTCCTGAAGGCCTGCATTCCCGGCTGCGAAGAGCTGGAAAAGACCGACGACGGCGGTTTTCGCGCCACCGCAAAAATGAAGGTCGGCCCGGTCTCCGCGCGCTTCAAGGGCAAGGTGATGCTCAGCGATCTCGACCCGCCGAACGGCTACAAGATATCGGGCGAGGGCGAGGGCGGCGTTGCCGGCTTCGCCAAGGGCGGCGCTGCGGTGAAGCTCGCCGACAAGGATGGCGGCACGCTACTCTCCTATGACGTCGAGGCGCAGATCGGCGGCAAGTTGGCACAGCTCGGACAGCGCCTCATCGCCGGCACCGCCAAGAAGCTGGCCGACGAGTTTTTCGCGAATTTCGCCAAGGCGGTACAGGGCTGA
- a CDS encoding 3-carboxy-cis,cis-muconate cycloisomerase: MSTALSPLLAPMLSSAAMRAACDDRSTLQNMLDFEAALARAEAATGVIPGSAVSPIEAACKADSFDTAALAGAATRSGNLAIPLVKMLTANVGKADSEAARYVHWGATSQDVIDTATMLTLRAGIDALDADLSRAIKGFAALARAHRNTAMVARTWLQHALPMPFGLKAAEYAASLARSRCRLRRLRREGLALQFGGAAGTLAALGDNGLAVAERLAQELSLPLPEAPWHTHRDRIAEAASSFAILAGSCGKVARDVSLMMQTDVGEAFEPAGEGRGGSSTMPHKRNPVAAASALGCATMAPQLAATILAAQVQDHERSAGPWHAEWPTLPQLMLVTSGALAAIVDIAEGLDVDAARMRSNLDATHGLIMAEAVTFALAGKIGKSDAHHLMEAASKRAVAEKKHLREILAADSQVTAHLTPEKIAALFEPMAYQGASQAMIDRLLDSLDRE, encoded by the coding sequence ATGAGCACAGCCCTCTCCCCCCTGCTTGCGCCGATGCTGTCGAGCGCGGCCATGCGCGCCGCCTGCGACGACCGGTCCACCCTGCAAAACATGCTCGATTTCGAGGCAGCCCTGGCCCGGGCCGAGGCCGCCACGGGTGTGATTCCCGGATCCGCGGTGAGCCCGATCGAAGCGGCCTGCAAGGCCGATTCCTTCGACACGGCTGCTCTTGCCGGGGCCGCGACCCGATCGGGCAATCTTGCGATTCCCCTGGTCAAGATGCTGACGGCCAATGTCGGCAAGGCCGATAGCGAGGCCGCGCGCTACGTGCATTGGGGCGCGACCAGCCAGGATGTCATCGACACAGCGACCATGCTCACGCTTCGCGCCGGCATCGATGCGCTGGACGCCGACCTCAGCCGCGCCATCAAGGGTTTTGCTGCGCTCGCCCGTGCCCATCGCAACACGGCGATGGTGGCGCGGACCTGGCTTCAGCACGCGTTGCCGATGCCGTTCGGATTGAAGGCCGCAGAATATGCCGCGAGCCTCGCGCGCAGCCGCTGCCGCCTGCGGCGGCTCCGCCGCGAGGGCCTCGCATTGCAATTCGGCGGCGCCGCCGGCACGCTCGCAGCCCTCGGCGACAACGGCCTCGCGGTCGCCGAGCGGCTGGCGCAGGAGCTGAGCCTGCCGCTGCCTGAGGCGCCCTGGCACACCCATCGCGACCGCATCGCGGAGGCCGCTTCAAGCTTTGCGATTCTCGCTGGCAGTTGCGGCAAGGTCGCGCGCGACGTCTCGCTGATGATGCAGACCGATGTCGGCGAAGCCTTCGAGCCCGCCGGCGAAGGCCGCGGCGGCTCGTCGACCATGCCGCACAAGCGCAACCCGGTCGCGGCCGCAAGCGCACTCGGCTGCGCGACCATGGCTCCGCAGCTCGCGGCGACGATTTTGGCAGCCCAGGTGCAGGATCACGAACGCAGCGCCGGCCCCTGGCATGCGGAGTGGCCGACACTGCCCCAATTGATGCTGGTCACGTCAGGCGCACTTGCTGCCATCGTCGACATCGCCGAGGGCCTCGACGTCGATGCCGCGCGTATGCGCAGCAATCTCGATGCGACGCATGGGTTGATCATGGCGGAAGCCGTCACCTTCGCGCTGGCCGGCAAGATCGGCAAGAGCGACGCGCATCATCTGATGGAGGCCGCGAGCAAGCGCGCGGTTGCCGAGAAGAAACATCTGCGCGAAATTCTTGCCGCCGATTCGCAGGTCACTGCGCATCTGACGCCTGAGAAAATAGCGGCACTATTCGAGCCGATGGCCTATCAGGGGGCGTCGCAGGCCATGATTGATCGGCTGCTCGACAGCCTCGACCGCGAATAG
- the pcaD gene encoding 3-oxoadipate enol-lactonase, giving the protein MPMIDADGCLINVSVEGRDGGPTLMLSNSLGCTLQMWEPQMKALTQVFRVIRYDRRGHGKSNVAPAPYTMERFGRDVLAILDDLNIEKVHWCGLSMGGMVGQWLGANAPERFGKLILANTSCYYAEPTKWLERIDAVKKGGIAAVADGVIAGWLTQDFREREPDITARMKAMLVATPVEGYLACCEALSTLDQRALLPKIKSPTLVIAGRHDMATPISAGELIRSNIPGASMTIIDAAHISNVEQPHAFTDAVVGFLTQR; this is encoded by the coding sequence ATGCCCATGATCGATGCCGACGGTTGCCTGATCAACGTCTCCGTCGAGGGCCGCGACGGCGGGCCGACGCTGATGCTCTCCAACTCGCTCGGCTGCACGCTGCAGATGTGGGAGCCGCAGATGAAGGCGCTGACGCAGGTGTTCCGCGTCATCCGCTACGACCGCCGCGGCCACGGCAAGTCCAACGTCGCGCCCGCCCCCTATACGATGGAGCGCTTCGGCCGCGACGTGCTGGCGATCCTCGACGACCTCAACATCGAGAAGGTGCATTGGTGCGGCCTGTCGATGGGCGGCATGGTCGGGCAATGGCTGGGCGCGAATGCGCCTGAAAGGTTCGGCAAGCTCATCCTCGCCAACACGTCCTGCTACTATGCCGAGCCGACCAAATGGCTGGAGCGGATCGACGCCGTCAAGAAGGGTGGCATCGCAGCAGTCGCCGACGGCGTGATCGCAGGTTGGCTGACGCAGGATTTCCGCGAGCGCGAGCCCGACATCACCGCCAGGATGAAGGCGATGCTGGTCGCGACCCCTGTCGAGGGATATCTCGCCTGCTGCGAGGCACTGTCGACGCTCGACCAGCGCGCGCTGCTGCCCAAGATCAAGAGCCCGACACTGGTGATCGCCGGCCGCCACGATATGGCGACGCCGATCTCGGCGGGCGAATTGATCCGCTCGAACATTCCCGGCGCCAGCATGACCATCATCGACGCCGCCCACATTTCCAATGTCGAGCAGCCGCACGCGTTCACCGATGCGGTGGTGGGATTCTTGACGCAACGCTGA
- a CDS encoding carboxymuconolactone decarboxylase family protein, whose product MDDQKRRDAGMNVRRKVLGNAWVDKSIANRNAFNTDFQDMITRYAWGEIWTRPHFDERTRRVLVIGTMVALGQWDEFRLHVRAALAEGGFTPDDIKEILLQQAIYCGVPAANHAVKEASAIVQELGLIKG is encoded by the coding sequence ATGGACGACCAGAAGCGCCGCGATGCCGGCATGAACGTGCGCCGAAAAGTGCTGGGCAATGCCTGGGTCGACAAGTCGATCGCCAACCGCAACGCGTTCAACACCGACTTTCAGGACATGATCACGCGCTATGCCTGGGGCGAGATCTGGACGCGGCCGCATTTCGACGAGCGGACGCGGCGGGTGCTTGTCATCGGCACCATGGTTGCGCTTGGGCAATGGGATGAATTCCGCCTGCACGTGCGCGCGGCGCTGGCCGAAGGCGGTTTCACCCCCGACGACATCAAGGAAATCCTGTTGCAGCAGGCGATCTATTGCGGCGTTCCCGCGGCGAACCACGCCGTCAAGGAAGCCTCAGCGATTGTGCAGGAACTCGGCCTTATCAAAGGCTAG
- a CDS encoding ABC transporter permease subunit produces the protein MDYFAQQLINGLVLGSIYGLIAIGYTMVYGIVGMINFAHGDIFMIGGFIALITFLILVSLGLTAIPVILLVVLLVSMAITALYGWTIERIAYRPLRHSFRLAPMLSAIGMSFVLTNYSQVAQGARVKPIPPFIPGGHTLHESPDGFVIQLSNIQIMVVLTTIVLLGIFTWLVSRTRLGRDMRACEQDQTMAALLGVDVDRTISMTFVIGAALAAVAGLMYLLYYGLVDFFMGFVAGIKAFTAAVLGGIGSLPGAMLGGLAIGLIETFWSAYFSVEYKDVAAFSILIVVLIFMPTGLLGRPEVEKV, from the coding sequence ATGGATTATTTCGCCCAGCAGCTCATCAACGGCCTCGTGCTCGGCTCCATCTACGGCCTGATCGCGATCGGCTACACGATGGTCTACGGCATCGTCGGCATGATCAATTTCGCCCATGGCGACATCTTCATGATCGGCGGCTTCATTGCCCTGATCACCTTCCTGATTTTGGTTTCGCTCGGGCTCACCGCGATCCCGGTGATCCTGCTGGTCGTGCTGCTGGTCTCGATGGCGATCACCGCGCTCTACGGCTGGACCATCGAACGCATCGCCTACCGCCCGCTGCGCCATTCCTTCCGCCTCGCGCCGATGCTGTCGGCGATCGGCATGTCCTTCGTGCTGACCAACTACTCGCAGGTGGCCCAAGGCGCGCGCGTCAAGCCGATCCCGCCGTTCATACCCGGCGGCCACACTCTGCATGAAAGCCCGGACGGCTTCGTCATCCAGCTCTCCAACATCCAGATCATGGTGGTCCTCACCACCATCGTACTGCTCGGGATCTTCACCTGGCTGGTCTCGCGGACCAGACTCGGACGCGACATGCGCGCCTGCGAGCAGGACCAGACCATGGCCGCGCTGCTCGGCGTCGACGTCGACCGCACGATCTCCATGACCTTCGTGATCGGTGCTGCGCTCGCCGCGGTCGCAGGCTTGATGTACCTGCTCTATTACGGACTGGTCGATTTCTTCATGGGCTTCGTCGCGGGCATCAAGGCCTTCACTGCCGCCGTGCTCGGCGGCATCGGGTCGCTGCCGGGCGCCATGCTCGGCGGCCTCGCGATCGGCCTAATCGAGACGTTCTGGTCGGCCTATTTCTCGGTCGAGTACAAGGACGTCGCCGCGTTCTCGATCCTGATCGTGGTGCTGATCTTCATGCCGACCGGCCTGCTCGGCCGTCCCGAAGTCGAAAAAGTCTGA